A region of the Cannabis sativa cultivar Pink pepper isolate KNU-18-1 chromosome 3, ASM2916894v1, whole genome shotgun sequence genome:
aatctacatatgcataccgttatactaatcttacccggattccgaattcggtgtgcggtcaacccgaccggaatcgaagccgagcggcggacatcggctcctaaaccataaaaatcacaacgctataagtgacacgctaaatcactttccggggacttaaactaggaactaaaagtttccctatcgataaaaagcatggcaataccccttaaaacataaaaacgaggaaaaacacgggttctgaaaattccccaaccggcagaccggttgcccaaccggaattccggttctgggaattactgaaccctcattcggaattccggttgcacaaccggaaaatcaaacccaatttgttcaaaaccttccagacctgctctaaataccccaaagaacaaatctaaggcatcaaactaacccagaattcacagatacacaacttgccattaaagctcaagctttgagttctaaactcaaacttgagcaattcccacaaacatgcaataaaacctggttaattctacttaaataagcatgaataagcttctgaaaacaagcaagaacaacagcaacaacatagtaacagattacacaacatttcttcaaaaatcataacttttgcatagaaacttaaagctttgcacaacctatctaagatgctttcaaaatcacttaaacaaccctaatctaacaagcttaaactcagaaacaacaaccagatttcagcagcaacaaccacaaataatcaagcatgcatttcatcaattttcataaaaatctcaagaaaacaaattagaaaaagctagacaagaattaccttgatTAGAGACACTCTAACTAGCTGAAAAttacttgaaattgaagaggaaaaatcacccttcttgctgcctcaaatggccgaaaagagagagagagagttgagagagttttctttgagaaaatgtaatttttctaagtttgggaaaaaaatgaaataaaagctatataatcccattttattcagccaacaaataaacacttaaacatttatttttcaattaaatcaagtcactaaaagacaaaagtcattggggcaaaaagaccattttgcccctccacactaaaatcacataaaacacactaaaggggtattttgggaaattctaaattcccggccattcccgacattcccaatgtctaaaacccgtccccaaactactaacatactaagttgtgatttctactgagccaaacgccgagttccaaaataccggacaccggaaatgcaaaatatgaaaactactgaataacataacatttctgaattccataaataacagtaataaattatttaaatagctataaataatttcataattaaacataaacaaccgctaatttccaaattaactaagcggctTTACATAAAGAAggactgaaacagtaaaattaaatgaaattagtttttttttttttatttttggtactgacgttacaattttttttttgggacaaTTTTcactaaaatttgaattttagatAGACGTAAGAGTGTGAGCAAGCAAACCCTGGTATCGTCAGTCCAATCATCACTGATAGAACCCAAACCGAAACTTGGGAGGAACTGTGTAGCGCCATCAGAGAAGATGCTGAAGGCTAAGGCCTTTGACGGAGCCAATGTTTTCATGTCGCGCAAACTCGTGCCCCCTGAAATCTTCGATGCTCTTCGCGACGCTCTAAACAACAACGGTGCCCAGGTTTTCCTTTGTTCCGATCCTTCTCGCTCTGGCCCCGACGATTTCCACATTATCTCTTCTCCCGATCACGAAAAGTTTGAGGATCTCACAGCCAAAGGTTGTAACTTGCTCGGCCCCCAATGCGTATTTTCGTGTGCTAAGGAACATCGGGCTCTCCCTAAAAGGCAAGGGTTCACCTGCTGCCTCGCAATGGAGGGCGTCAAAGTTCTGGCCACTGGTTTTGAAGGGGATGAAAAGGGTAGGATTGAGAAGTTGGTAACGTCAATGGGAGGAGTATTTCATTCTAGAGCATCTTCGGATGTTAGCTTTGTCATTGCGAAGAATGTTCTTGCCGGGAAATACAAGTTTGCCGTACAAGTCTTGAAGAAACCAGTTATTACAGCGGATTGGTTGTATCAATGCTGGAACGAGCATCGAATTGTTCCCCATGAATCGTTTAGAGTCCTTCCTTTTTCTGGATTGACCATTTGTGTCACCAGAATTCCAGCAGATGAAAGGAAGGAAATGGAGAAAATCATTACACAAAACGGTGGAAAGTACTCTGCTGAGCTTACCAAGAAGTGCACACACCTGATTTCCGATGCTCCTGAAGGTGACAAGTATAAGGTGGCTAGGAGATGGGGCAACGTTCATATTATTAATCGTAAATGGTTTGATCAGTCTGTAGCCAGAAGAGCTCGTCTGGATGAAGAGTCCTATCCTGTTCAGGGTGGTGGTTCTGTATCCTCAAAGAAAAGAAGTGTAAAAATGCAGCTTAGCCAAGGCAAAGATATGGGCAATTTGCAATCTGCACCCTCATCATCAGTGGCTACACACACCAATTCATCAATTATCTCTAGTTCTGGGTTTGTGTTGGATTCAGATGTAGAAGCTACCCTCTCTCAAAGTATGTGCTCTACATTACCTGTTGCTCCAGTCAATTCTAAACAGCATGGTGGCGAAGAACAGAGTGTAGCGAATGATTCTGAGCATGAAGACAGTGACCTCTACTTGTCACAGTGTAGAATATTACTCGTTGGCTTTGAAACTTCTGAAATGCGCAGACTGGTTAACATGGTTCGTAGAGGTGGTGGCTCCCGTTATGTTTTGTTCAACGATAAATTGACCCATATAGTAGTTGGAACTCCTTCGgagattgagaagaaggagGTAAGGAATCTTGCAGCTTTTGGTGTCATTCATGTGGTTAGGACTACCTGGCTTGAAGATTGTGATCGTAAAAAAGAAGAGATACGTGTTGATCAAAGGCATGTTGCACATGATTTACTTCTTCCTAGAGGAGCACTTATGGGATTGGCAGGTCTAAATCAAGGTAGAGTCTCTGCTGCTCATCTGAGCATGCCATCATCTAATCCTTTATCAGGTAGAATAAGGGGTGAAATTGGAATGCCATCACCATTGGAGggaaacaaagaagaaaaaccAGAAGAAATCAACATCAGTGGTTTCAGCTTTATGGCAACAGCAGCAAAATCAGTGCAGCACAGTAACGTTGCTGCTGTAAATGATAATAGTGAGAATAAGAATGAGGCTCCAAAGAGAGTGCAATTTGATTTAAGTACTCAAAATGGAAAAGTTTCAAATGTGTTTGCAGGTAAAGTATTtgaattttcaagttcctttcCTGAAGGACGGAAAGGTGAAATTGTTCAGTGGATAAAACAAGGAGGAGGTGATATAGCTGATGCTTTTCTGAAGCAGAGTGTGAACTTCACAGTTGAATGTCATGGTGTGATACCAAAGTTAGTTTATGATTCCCAAACTTTATGTGTATCGAGTCATTGGATTCGGTCATGTTTGGAGGATGGATGCTTACTGAATGTTAAGGATCACATTCTATATTCTCCACTTCCCTGTTGGATTCCTTTCCCTGGATTTGAAAACTTTCGATTTTGTGTTTCGCAATATGAAGAGAAAGACAGACTGCTTTTGAGAAATTTGTGCTTTGTTCTTGGAGGTAAACTAGTAGGAAGGTTGACAAAGAAGGTCACTCATCTCATTTGCAAATTTGCAAGTGGCCCCAAGTATGAGGCTGCTTGTAAATGGGGAATACGTTCAATTACATCTGATTGGATATATGAATGTGTCAAGCAGAATAAACTTGTTCCTTTTGATCAATTTTCTCCGAAGGAAATCACTGCTCAAGATCAAGAGGCTGGATTGTGTGCTATGAGCCAGTTTTCCACACAAGCTGCCCAAATGATGTCTGGAGACATGCCATCCCAGAGTACAAGTCGATCAGAAGAGATTAAAACATCATTAAATGGAATTATTGGTAGCAGTAAAGAAAGTTTCGGAGGAGCTAAACATACTAGTACATTGCATAAAAAGGCAAGGCTTTTGGAAGATAGTGGTAAATTGAATATGCTTTCTTCTGGGGTACATCCAAATGATTCCATAAGCAATGCTAATAATTCCATCAGAAATGATGTGGTGGCAAAGGGTACAGATAAAGTGTCTCATGTTGTTCCAGATGTAGCTGCAGCAATTGAGGACTTGTTAGAGCAGACTAGTAAGATTCATGATCAAAAGTCACCAGGAAGGACTGCTTGTGATAAAAGTGTTTTCCCATCCAATTGCTCAACCCTTGGTCAAGACCATTCAGATACACATTCCATTGTTGGCTTATCTAAACACTGGTTAAACAGGGAAAAGGATGACAACTACAATTCATCTGGAGATGGAAAAAAGGGCATGTATGATGGATTTAGTGAAACACAAACTGACTCCCAGATTGTTGGTTATGAAGAAGATTTGTCAGGCAGGCAAATGCTTATTGATAGGGTCCGCACCCGGAGTAGTATGACTTAAGATAGCTCCTGTGAAAACTACCAACATTTTGACCTTATTCCTGTGAGTTTTGCTTCTGCATTGTAAAAGgttcaattttttcttttttaacaaaTGTAATGTAAAGTTTTCACCTTATTCCTGAAGCACCTATGAAGAAGTCATAAGCTCACTGATGTCAAAGCTTGAATTGCTTCCGGGGAGGAAATGGAAACTATGTTAAACCAAACTGAAGAAAACAAGCTTATTCTGAAACAACTTAAGGtattaagtttaaaatttagaaaatgGCATTTAATACAAAAGATCTGTATTCATGATTTTGTAAGGTTTCATTGAGACTTGTATGATCTCTTCTTTTCTAAGTTTTTGCTGatctttttttcctttcccAATTTGACTTAGAACAATTATGCACGAGCATTAGGAAGAGTTGAGAGAAAAGTTGAAGACAAAAGATGAAGCGGAGGATCTAACTCAAGAAATTGCTGAGTTAAGTACCATATAACCGTGCAGCAAAGAAGAAGTAACATATAACTGGTTTGATGGAAGAAGAGCGTGCTTGCATTGAACAAGCATCTCTACTGGTATAAGCTTACTATTACTCTGTATCACATGTGATGATTGCACATTTTTTGAAAATGATTTTCGATTGGGTTGTTTGGCAAAATgacattttcttttttatagttgttttgcACAGTGGTCTTGTTTTGTCACAAAGTGAACTACTTCTAGTTATAAGACTCCCTCACACCCTATCATGAATTTCAGATGTTCCACATGCTTGTCAAAAAATCTAGATGTCCCGCGATGCAAAGTGGCTATAAAAGAACAACAAAGACACTTGGATGCCGCTATCAAACATCTTGATGGAGCATAGACCCTGGTCACATGTCATTAGCAAAAGTCAATAATTCCTTTAATAAGCTTTGGAGAACCTTTTGGAGCCGTGTTATTTCTTAAGGTTTTACAGATTATGTATTATGGACTGCTGTAGCCAAAGTGTACAATGTACATTTTGATGGGATAGAAGAAGTTGAATTTGGTGGAATGTAAATATTTGCTTTTTGTGGACAAATGAAGCAATTGGTAGAATAATTGCTCATCTTCCTGATAAGAGGCAACCAAGAAGTTCGTTCAATATCTTTCCTAAGCTTCTTTTAATGGCTTTAATTGTTTTTGTCAAGAACATTAAACTAGtttaagtcttttttttttttttgacatgtAGTTTAAGTCTTAAAAATCTGTTGGACATTTCCACTCCATTAGATCTGAATGCTAAATACTTGCATTATTAAATGACTTTTGAAAATATTGTTGAAATCTACTACACAGAACAACTCCACCTCCTTTTTTGGGTTGGAAAAAGGactaacactttttttctttttttaaaaaaatttgaaaaatgaacTAACACACTCAATTAATTCAATACTATTAGACACCACGTTCCAGTGTTCCACACTTCCACTTTTGTATCTTTGTTCTGGAAGTAGCTTTTGGATTATGAAAAAGAAATTCAGTAGTCTAAAATGTTGATGTCCAATATTGGCTCATTAAGACTTTGAATTTCTTTTGGGAAATTCACACAGTTTACTGTGTTTTTccaatttctttcttttatactgttacatgtccaaaataacttttatacgttttttttttttttttttcgaaattaacttttgttttttttgtttttttttttccggctgccaacaattttatgttattgttttgtttttttttttgattgattGGGACATGggctcaattatttatttaattttttattttaatggatgtaaaagttattatttattatttttaatatttaataattattattttttgagataatttaataattattattttgatgaaaaGGTTGATGGGATGTGTCATATAAGTGAcatgttttactttttcttttatttaaataaatttaaaaatcacaccccatgtctcactttttttttttatttaaatagatttaaaaatcTCACTCCCATTtctcactattcatcttcttcatcatctttatCTTCTAGCTTTTCACATAAATCTCACCCCCATGTTctaatattcatcttcttctttaagttttttttttcttcatctttaccgttgttttagtattgttctactgttgtttttcatgatttttatttttttttttatgttcagttcttcttcttcatcttcttttcttttcttttttttttttttttttttaattttttgaagttcttagttatgttttttttttgaaaatataagagttagtgtggttttttttttgttctaattttctagaacttttcttgcaaatatagtgcatttagtattgagaatgtgcacaacatagttaatttttgatcattttttttcttttattgttttttttttgttttagtattgttttactgttgtttttcatgatttatttatttgatgccgatttcactgcccttgctccatctcgctggaattaataggtattttctgggtgttctcgtgttgttgtgatggttatgtctgtgagtgtggaagatggaggctataaatacatttattctTCGTTCTCGttggctatttttgtggtttttttcttttggttgtcctataaatatatttgacgagctcactcacaagagagttttgaggtgtgtgtttcttttatatttttctaagtatttatatttgcttcatttgtttttgtgttgtttcagtgttgttttagtagtttttttttttataattttctaggaatagacttgtaaatatagttgattttgcatctggtgttgaggttgtgcagcagattgtttgttttttttaatcatttttttcttttgttttgtttgattgttttagtgttgttttaccgttgttttgccatgattatttattgacgtcgattttactgcttttgtttattcttgccggatttaatggttttttcttggtgatgTCCGTCTCCGGCGACTCCCCACACACGAAGCAGGTTGTTTTCCCGTGTGTTTTACTGTTCACAGTATAAATGTTATGttgttgggcttgggcagtacaaaagtaaagaaattgggctggggcagtaaaaatgttgtttttgccgtgtcccagtatatttgtaaagttttggtccaaaaacagtatttttgtaaaattccctTTCTTTTATACCAAGTTCTAGTCCAAATTTATTCTCAATAGTTTAcacaatttttcttttaattctcTCAATTTGATCTGGGTCTTTTGCCTCCCTCATCCAGAGCTCTGCTCTTCCGTTTTCAAGCTTCCCACTCTACTTTCTTCTTTTTAATGAAATAGTGTATTTCTCTTTAGGGAATTTTACACTAAATACCTAAACTGATACTCTTTTTACATTTATACAGATGTTTgataatttttacatttatacaaactgccatttatttttctacatattttgtttgtttttatcttCTAATTTACGAAACTACAGGCCACAACTTTTACTAATAGTTACACATACTCCATAGTTTTAAATATTCTCTCTACTTCAATATCCTCACATAATAAGTGAATATtgctcatttatttttttaaagacttattattattattaaattattttttaataaataatatctttattttattgacactatcatattttattattattgttgcccctgatttttcccaatatacgtggaccaaccgaataaggacacgtggatcaagcaatgtacaatctaaaatatttgctaagtctttatgctgaAAGGTAGCTTCCAGGacgtagctcccggagaaggcatatggaaccccatatgctcccggaagctcaaagtaacgttaaggcatctccgtgacgtgtcaggtttctcctgagcaatcaagtcgcatttaatgccgcatgggaggaagcgtgttgggactgctacgcgcaataaagtctgacggcacaacctccaaccagcagctacaaagtaatgatcatttaagtctagcgacggctacactgtgaagagtcacatcagtcaaaagacaataaggacattccacataagaaccctacagcacctagggatttgaccatgcattacccatggtatattcattgggaatgcccaactttatggatacttacagatacatttgtaaggataattctggggatcaccccaccaaaaacactataaataccccctcaaagctcattaaatgggatcgagaatcttgggctgcatatgagcaagtagagtaaatactcaccaagaacattctctgtatttataagagtgaaacactccccaaatacattctctgtattaaagacatccataaataacaaagactcgtggactaaggctcattaacgccccaaccacgtaaaaatccttctctaattttcttacagctctctaactttataatatgttattagttgccgaaaacctcggtcaacattttggtgctttcattgagagctgaagaaagctactgtaaacgaacacttgacttcacaaacatggtggagactagaagtactcgtcagcctcgccctctagaagatgctcaagacccaaatgaggaagatgtaagcctcaagagcagctgagggttctgaggaagaagaaggaattccagatgatgactgcgagggaaacctcgatgagtatgcctacgacgaaggtagttactcggagttggtgattctcagacaaaaagctatcgatcacgaagccgagatcgaagctcagaaagcacaaaaccagaaaatgcaagaagtgatgctggccatgcaaaaagccatggaggcggctgacattcacgtgcaccccaaggcaatgactgctggacttggcaaggaaccagagacgtcctcgcctagttcccaacagcagaagtctagggagcctagccctataaggtaccctgctgaagggaaccaaacaaaaaaccctacctcaaccccagggcgaaagaaaaaggcgcaggatccgcgaaaggtccgctcagatttccctaaagggaaaggtccgcagaggggcaagccccaaaaagggagctttggccctcaggatcgagaggaccgaaaaagcgttttcgtgcaccaagagcctgggggtagaggaagaagaggacagaggtgtcctcgcgttgatctgagaaatgaaatcaatgggaaccaaggtgatctccgggatcaccttgaccaaaaaagatacggacccgcggtctccacgggtacgttaaatgaaggaattatggcggagctcgccatacttcgaaaagacattgcccgagtctcccgaagacagaaaggggacgactccgactcagacagcgaggaccgggagccatgtgctaagcacatcctggaggcggaactccctaagaacttcaagatgcaCGAAATGgtagcttataccgggaactccgatcctagcgaccacttatcacggttcaaccgtgtcatgacggtcatgagagtcagcaatgatgccaaatgtctgtgcttcccacttactctaagtgggtctgcggaggaatggttcaagaagctggaaccaggatccgtgggctgttggaacaagctacagaccaactttcggagacagtttgtcgccgcaagaaaggtcaacctggaggtcagtgccttgactaatttcaagcaactgcccaccgagaccttgaagaactatataaagaggttccgagaggaagcctcgaaaaccaagaaagttgacgacggacaacagcttgcgcttctccaagcaggcatccgtacgggga
Encoded here:
- the LOC115710141 gene encoding uncharacterized protein LOC115710141, giving the protein MLKAKAFDGANVFMSRKLVPPEIFDALRDALNNNGAQVFLCSDPSRSGPDDFHIISSPDHEKFEDLTAKGCNLLGPQCVFSCAKEHRALPKRQGFTCCLAMEGVKVLATGFEGDEKGRIEKLVTSMGGVFHSRASSDVSFVIAKNVLAGKYKFAVQVLKKPVITADWLYQCWNEHRIVPHESFRVLPFSGLTICVTRIPADERKEMEKIITQNGGKYSAELTKKCTHLISDAPEGDKYKVARRWGNVHIINRKWFDQSVARRARLDEESYPVQGGGSVSSKKRSVKMQLSQGKDMGNLQSAPSSSVATHTNSSIISSSGFVLDSDVEATLSQSMCSTLPVAPVNSKQHGGEEQSVANDSEHEDSDLYLSQCRILLVGFETSEMRRLVNMVRRGGGSRYVLFNDKLTHIVVGTPSEIEKKEVRNLAAFGVIHVVRTTWLEDCDRKKEEIRVDQRHVAHDLLLPRGALMGLAGLNQGRVSAAHLSMPSSNPLSGRIRGEIGMPSPLEGNKEEKPEEINISGFSFMATAAKSVQHSNVAAVNDNSENKNEAPKRVQFDLSTQNGKVSNVFAGKVFEFSSSFPEGRKGEIVQWIKQGGGDIADAFLKQSVNFTVECHGVIPKLVYDSQTLCVSSHWIRSCLEDGCLLNVKDHILYSPLPCWIPFPGFENFRFCVSQYEEKDRLLLRNLCFVLGGKLVGRLTKKVTHLICKFASGPKYEAACKWGIRSITSDWIYECVKQNKLVPFDQFSPKEITAQDQEAGLCAMSQFSTQAAQMMSGDMPSQSTSRSEEIKTSLNGIIGSSKESFGGAKHTSTLHKKARLLEDSGKLNMLSSGVHPNDSISNANNSIRNDVVAKGTDKVSHVVPDVAAAIEDLLEQTSKIHDQKSPGRTACDKSVFPSNCSTLGQDHSDTHSIVGLSKHWLNREKDDNYNSSGDGKKGMYDGFSETQTDSQIVGYEEDLSGRQMLIDRVRTRSSMT